CCATGTTTTCACACAGTGGAAACATAAATCTGAATTCCAATAGAGGCTCATCTAAAAGGTTTCACCCGGGTGTTCTCTACTCAACTTTTCTTTCCAAGCGCTGATTCATTAGGAATTCTTTCCTAGCTAACACTCCAATGTCTTCCTCCCATTGATTTGGTTCTCAAGGATCACACCCACCAACACCCACATTGTTTATGGGCAACCTCTCCTAATAACCAacaacagcaggtttaaaatatcaagaaattaaaaaaataaaaaaataaaaaaatacttcattATGTTGACCACCAGAAAGGTCTTTATGTTCATGTACAACTGATGATTGAGAGACAGTAATCAGATAACCACTGGCTTAAACTTTACTAATAGCATTAAAAAAAGCCAGAGAATATGAATGTTCTGAATGAAGACATAAACCAAGTCATTCTTCATTTCAACCAGAGAAttcatttagaaaaattaaatgtaacaAGTTTTACTTTTAATCAAAGGATAACGTTTCAGTTCAATtctctgcaaaaaaaaagaacattaccAACTACACATGAGCTATTCTGAGCATTGTACAAAAATCAACAGTTTTTGCACTGTCTGCATACTTAGATATTCAATTACAAATTCAGATgcacaaaaactgaaaataaaataagtcaATAAGAAATTATAACTATGTGTaggcaaacaaaaatgaatagaaaaaGCAGCAAGACTATATTATGAGCCATGACTGAAACAGAAATCTACATGAAGAGAGTAAGAGGAGTTTGTAAAGATTTAGGTTAAGTgtttaatgtagctttttttttttttttttttttttttaaacttaatagTTTAGTGGACCCAAATTGGTCTCCTAGGCTGTCAAATTCTTCATTATCCACTACACAAGAACAGCAAAAACTGCAACCTGGAAAACGGTCATCCTATCTTCTTCCCATTTAATCCTTCACCTCTCAGACTACCATGAAAAGTGCAAATTAATATGCGATTATAAAATGAGACATGTAAACATAATCAGGTGCTGACTATTAACAGCTTTTAGTTACTATCAACCAATTAATAACATTTGAACAAGCAACCTAGAAGAGGGAAGAAATAGAGAAAGCAGCCACAGCCACTCTGTTCAACTTCCTGGATTCTCTCAATTGCATCTTGATACAATAAGACATGAGTGTACCAGTGGGCCTTTACAGCAGTTAAAAATGTCTCCCCGAATACTCACTCCAATCTTTTCTTCTATAAGTTGTCGAGCATAATCAATTTGCTGTGGTGTCCCACGGATGGTAAACAACTTCATGTTAGGATCTGCATTTGGTGGAGGATTTCTCTGAAGTTCTATTCTAGCCCCAGATTGCTGACTTATGCTTTTGATAGTTTCACCACCTGTAATCAAAACATCCACCTTTGACGGCAAGACATTTAACTTACATACTAAATAAGATATAGGCAAAAGCCATTTACAAGAAAGTAAGAAAACTACTGAATTACAGAGCTGATAATCTATCTATTCTTTTCAATTACACAAGgtatacaaaaaaaataaaatgtttccttgGGTCTGACAATAGggacccaaaaaacaaaacaacacacacacacacaccgaaaagcaaacaaaacaccaGCCCCAAGTGAAGAGACTGCAAGACAATATCAGTATCTGAAAACCAGCTCAGTAAGAAAGTCATGGCATAGTGCTTTTCTTGCATATGCAGACCTGTCACTTATTTAAACTGTAACAAAGTATTTGACAGCAAGAGCCACAGATGTCTAAAATTATATACAGATATACACACTtcacagaagtgttcaataagaTAAATTATGCATATAGAAATCAGTagattttgttaattaaaaaaataccagaggaagggagaaaaaagatTTAGTTGCGAGTTATGTAATACTAAGAATAAGATACAATACAGGGAAAAACAAAGAATGCACAAAAAGAAAGAACCTCAACTTGAATTTAAAAGGACACAATTTTAACTGACTAATGAAAAATCCACCTTCCAAATAATGTGCTTCAAAAAACAAACggacacaaaaaaaacaaaccccacaagaTTTTTTCCAATCTGCTGAAGAGCACATACCTGAGCTCCTCTAGAGCAGTGCATGAATGGTGTCATCATATTAGTATGGATGACAGAAAATGCAACTGACCAAACAGTGAAGTTAATTGTTGAACATGTGCTACCAACTGCGCATAAGTAAACTAACTGAAAAGATAACAACTTTTCCCTCTAGTCTCCTCCATTTGCACTAATTTCAGATGTCACTTAACACTAATAGCTACACAGTTTTTGGATGGGAGATGCAAGCTTGTGTCCATTTAAACCATGCACTCGTATTCCAAATCAAAAGATGAACTACAACAGATCAATAATTTGTAGTGTCTGAAAGACTTATTACAAATGAGTAAATAAAAAGACATAGGTAACAATTAAGTGTATATCTCATTTGACAGTGTAGTGCATCTTAAGTTTTAATTACGGTATAATATTTCAAAGCCTAGTATCTTCTATAAATTGTGATAtttctttaaaagtaaaaaaaatcttagtaATGAGACTTAATTTTAGTAGATGTTTGCTGAAAAGAGCAGAGATTTCTTCTGTGACATAATTACAGTATGTATAATAAGGAAAGTCTAAATTAAGATCATACTGGATGAAGAAGAGTTACTTGCACTTTCACCAACTGCAAGAATGTAAAAGATAAACATTTCAGcctttagttttaaaaacttcAGACTTCTTGTTATATTTAAATAATCTTAGCAAGATGCATATTACTCTGGCTACCAGAAACAACCACTCTCTcctaaagaaaaaggaaattagtGTTGCATTAATCAACATGGATACAATGTGATTACATtgttaaactaaactgaaaaaaatcaatgcacTTTTTGCAAAGATTTCTGGCATAATTAATTACACAAAAATACTAAGTACTATGATTTCTAGttagaatatattttaatttaaaatatattgcctttTCCAATGATTAATCCAGTTTTTCCAGTGGGTACAATAAAATTAAATTCCTGTAATCCACCAGGAGGCCCCATGTTCCAGTTGCCTTGGCCTCTACCCCTTCCGCGACCACCAGGTCCGGGACCACCAGGATTACCAGCCTAATGGGGGAAAGCTACAAGTTAGCACACACTATTAAAACATACTGCCTCATTGACCACAATTAATTCATTAGTGACAACAGGTGACTCTAGAACAAAGCCCACTGCCAACTAACAAGTGTCAGATTAATACATTTAAGAGGCttaattatttgtgtgtgtgtatatatacacatacacaccccagtAACGTATATAGTTAACATTTAGTTGAGTAAGGATTTTTCATTGAAGTGCTTTCACTCATTTTATGTTCCTGCTTCATTTCCAGATTACTCCAAGTTCTGTCATACCACAGGAGTCCAGTGGTCTTCCTCAAAAATCACTCTAAGGTgcaaaaggagggagggaagatcaCACGACATCCAACAGGTGGAAgtgaagagaagagagggaaggCAATAGTGGCTGGATATAGGGGACAGGGTTCAGAAAggtatggggaaaaaaagcacattCCAGTTTTGTATGCACACACGTGCACATAAATAAGGGGGTAACTGTGCTGGCCTTCAGCACCCTGGTCAGAAAAGTCTGCATAGGAAGCTTTTATGCTCCTGCATCTGATTTAGCACATAGCTGAAGCATATGCATTAAACATAGCTCCCCTTGAAGAGTTGAGCAGAAGGTAATGCACAACTGAAGCatgcagttaaaaaaatacaGCAGCAATTATGTGTTTAAAAGAAGACAACCACATACAGTACCCTGAATTTCTGCAGCTGGAAGGGAGGTATTCACAGACAGAGaatataaaaatgttgaaatcaCTCCTTTTGTCCCaacccacatttttaaaaaaagttaaactttaaaaacagtGTGGTAGGGCAAAAACCAGATTGATTTCACAGGGAAAAGGAGTGTTCCTCACAATACAGCAAAACACGATTGCCTGCCTATTTCAGATGTAATGGTGAGACTGTTAGTCAATGATTAGATAAAGGGTTAGTAATCACCACAAGATTATGATTGATTAAAAGCAGGTAGTGCACTAACAGACAACTGTCAACTCAATAAAAACAGCTCTAGAATAGCCAGGAAAGACATTGCTATGggctttaaactgatttttttttttttttttaaaaaagagtaaccTCATTGACACTTAAGAACTGCAAACAAGGATGTTTTATAATCCATGCTCAGTTTTCCACACAGACTCAAAAACTCCCATTAAGTAAGTTTATTAAAATGGACAGACAGCTAACATGGGATTTTTCCTAACTCagctgaaattttattttttgcacaaaatattattaatattagcTAACCTGGACACTTCGAAGGAGGTCTGTAATAATTTCTGCAGCATGTTGACATCTGTCTGGAGGTCCTGTAATTTGGGCTATTCTATCTGGAGTTGTTCCATCATCTGGAATAAGAAAGCAATATTTAAATTAAGCCAtgttttacttaaaaataaagccAAATTGATCAACATTTACGCACACACCCTCCACTCACCTGGCTTAAACTGGATTCTAACACCAGCATCATTCTGTATCTTCTTTATCATCTCTCCATTTCTTCCAATTACAATACCAACAGCAAATCGCGGTATTGGGACCTTAAGAGAAATCATCATCAATGAATATCTCGAAACAACAAATATTCCTACCAAAGATAACAATAAAAAGGAACACTGGAAAATTGAACTGGTCACCAACCATACCACCTCAGCGTGCAATCTTATCAAATCTAAGCAAATATGGAATCATCATCATAGCCAGTAAATGGATGGAATGGccaaaaaggggaaataaattcTAGATACCACAGATTGTGATAGAGGCATCACTTCAGCAGATAGTGGTTTTCCCCCAGCCAATGCCTGAACAAGGTGTTAGGGGGCCTAGGATACTGGTATCATCAAACAATAACTCCAGCAGGAACCCTCACCACTCACGATCATTTACAACAGCTAGGATTAAACACCTGCCCAAATTCCAACTTGTGTAATTACATTCTTCACTCTATGATTTTAACTAgatttttcttcacttcctcttAGAAGGATTAAAACACCTCCAAATCAACAGAATCTGCTGTTCattattgctggcacatgatggctgCTGCATTCCACAAAGAGGCAGTAGTAGTACAGTGGTGAGCAAGTGATACCTATGTGCCATAACCACTTTGGGATACAGTTAAAGAGCTACTATTGGTATTAACTAGCTTTTAACATTATTAAACAGTCTCAAAGTACACAGTGAACAACAGATTTTCAACTATACATACATCTATCCCTTCATTTCCTCCTATTCTTGACCCATATTCATTGCGCGCCTCTCTAAAGCCACTTTGATCACGAATCAACTCCAACACCATTTCCTTGGcttgctaaagaaaaaaaaatgtattttagagtctataattttaaaactgttttgatATACATAAAAAAGATAAAGCTAGAAACAAATTCCTTACTTGAACTTTGTACGGGTCTCCTGTAATCCTAAGAGGTTTGTCTGCACCAGTGTTCTGTGGCCCATCTTGAATCATTACCATTTTGACTCCTGCTCGTTCCTATTTGACAATATAAAACTGAATTTCCATGCAATTCCAAAGTCTgacccctctctctcacacacacgcacccccactcctctctcacacacacgcacccccacTCCTACCCATGTTTAAAACTTACCTGAAGTTGCTTAATGGTCTCTCCTCCTTTTCCAATAACCAATCCTGCCTTACTAGCTGGAATCATAATTTCTTGGACAGCATTTCCTGGTCCATCACCATGATGAAAGCCAGGTGTAGGTCTTCCCTTTTCAACTATCTGGTCAAGCAGTCTCTTTGCAGACCTGTGAAGACAGACAGGACAGTTACTGCTAAATGTATTACAAACTGTGCATTGTTCCAGTTGGaaaaattcatttcacacagccAAAAAGTTTCTTCATTACAATTTTAACTGACATTTGTATAATTTCATATCCATAAAAGATGTATTTCTCAAGTTCCACAGGATGCTTTCCCAGTTTAGCTTCCGTTAACATCTTTATGTGAGACTCCATGAAGATGAGTTCTGTGTGAATATGGTAGATTCACATCCTATGAAGAGTTCTAAGAAGAGTGAAACAACTGTACTGGTTTAGATGCCCAATTATACAATGTGAAATAAGAAAGTGAACTTAATGCCACATATCCAAGTCCCTGAAATTGTACTGATGAGACCTGTTTCCAGTCACTTTCTTCAGCTTCATGGTATTGAGCAGGTATTGTGGCTGATGCTTTTCTACTTTCTTCTTCTGTCTCGTCTGTTACAGTCTTTCATAATCTCACATTTAGGTCCACCTGTTTTTCTTACTTGTTTGCAAGCTGTCGTAGCAAAACTCTACACGATACTaagtttctccttttttcttctttttaatatctcaatttttaattttgactATTATTGAAGGTGTCTCCTCCTTCCTCAGCATTAAAACAAGTTCTCAAACTATCCGATATGGTGGTGGCCGATAACCTTCTTCTAGCGAATTTTCAAGAAGTTCCACTTGACTTCTAGGTAgttactttttttccttctcccctgtAGAACTCTGACTTACTTTTTCTAGCACCAGAATTTTCCACACTTTTCAATACCAAACAATAGGGCCTTCCCACCACCATGCTACAGTAATTCTAGTTGCAACTAGGGGATAAGTTATTAGTTCCTTACGGCTTTTATAAAATGCAGAGTTTTCAGGACAATTTAATAAAAGCACACAGGGGTTACTGGACACCCTATCATCTTCCTTCTGAAATCTCCAATAGCTTTccaaaatgtcaatttttttggGCACATTCACCATACAAGGAGAAATTCTCCTATTTCATTACATTCTCATTTGCCTTTCCCTGTTCCATTAATTTGTTTGCAATTTAAAGTTTTCAGTGTTTATCAACAGTCACTTCCATTTTTCTAGTACAATAAGAAACATTCCATCAATACCAACACATTAAAGATAAACATTACTTTAAAAACTGCCTGAAATATATACTGCAGACCCGCAGTTATGAACACTTTACAAActaaccagtcaaccacacatctcattttgaAACAGAAGTACATAAATTACAGGGGAggaatagcccagtggtttgagcattgccctgctaaacccagggctgtgagttcaatccttgaggaggccacctggggattggtcctgctttgagcaggggggttggactagatgacctcctgaggtcccttccaacctgatattctatgctatGATcaggtaaaaacaaacaaatactgtGTTAAAATGtcaactactaaaaaaaaaaataaagggaaagcagcatttttcttctccataGTAAAATTTCCAAGCTATATTAAGATACTGTTCAGctggaaacttttgaaagaaccaccataacattttgttcagagtttcaaacatttcaaagttacaaacaaTCTCCATTCACGAGGTGTTCATAACGCCAAGGTTCTACTGTATGCCATGAACTAGCTAATTAGGAAACAGAAAATGtaacaatcaaacaaaaataaattgaaaatttcTACTTTTCCCTTTTGAAGGCATTTGGGAACCAGTTTATTTAGAAACTGAGGATAATTATTCCCCCACCACCTTACTATCACCAAAAACAGTCACTAAAACAAAATTTCACAACAGAAGTCTTTGAAAAGAATCCTCAACTCCCAGCTATTAAGATAACATACCGGCAAGAGTCAAAGgcctaacccaggggtaggcaacctatggcatcttctccagggtccaggcacctaattagtgaagcTAAGcctgcacggctccactaattaggcaGGTCACCCTTCATTCTGTTGTGTGCGACTGCCCAggcacgcaccttagagggaactatccacggaccacctgaatggagctcgcagatCACTGACagtctgtggaccacagtttgaaaacctctccACTAGACTTTCCAGCATTCAACGAGAATATACTCTGCTGTGTAATTTCACAGACCAACCCACCACAGCACAGGATGGTGAAAATTCTCTCTGCTGATGCAAGTCTTCTATCAATGGGCACTATGCTGCTTTAGATACAGGTCATCTAAACCATAAAGACAGTAAGGATTCAGACTAGGAGGCATCTAAACATTTCTGTCTCAGCTAAAAGCTTAAGTTCTGTGTACTGGAAAGCCTTGATTTACCAAGTACCACCACGATTACTCCCACCACTACTATATAATAGGAACACATTTATCTTCACACCATTGGGCCTTCTTCTAAAATTCTAAATGTTCTGACTGAACACTAACATATCCATGACTGTGCCGTGAGTAACTTCAACGAAGAGAAACTAGGGTTTCTACTATTACTCCTCAATGGAGAAATTTCCAGACCCACCTGATTCCAGTTGCTTCTTTCTCAATTTGTCTTCTGGCTAATAAGTGCTTATCCTATTGAGCCAGAATGAATCTAATCTTGTAACATTTTGTTGTGATCAGGTGGTCTGCTAAAAAGCTATTCCTAAGCAGGCCAATTTGAGTGAAAGGCATAAGAccctttcaaaattaaaaaaagtagaTGTTCTATGccctccctttatttttttaatctatgttTAACAAACGTTAATGTCTTTTTGCTTAGTGacatattgtaaaataaattatttggaaaCAGATCAAATTCAAATTACTGTTAACATTATGGcagtaagaaaaatattaaaggaactcaAATTTACGAATGTCTCCCAAGCCTTACTAATCATCAGAAACACCACATTTCAATATTAACTTCATCCAGAAAATTATATATCAACATAAAATCAAATGGCATGGTCACATCACCACTCTGAGCCACTTTGTACCCATGATGAAACTAGTGTATAGATTGATAATTACTAGCCAAAATTAGGCCAGCTGCATTGTTCAGTCATATCAAATGTTTCATCCTTGATTTAATAATATCCTTAGGGTCTGATCCATCAGCATAGACCTGACTGCAAGGAAAGGGGCTACTTCATTTTAACAGTTGAATGGTTATATTCAGGCTCAGTACAATCCAATTCTTACTCTTAAGCATTTCTCTAcattatctatttaaatgttcagagTTGTGGGAATTatgctcctctctcccctcaagACAACATGGGGTCACAATAATTACTTAATGACCATAAACGCTCAGATTCAAAGAACtgaagctttataactgttaaaacacaaattgtcaatagcACATGACAAGAGTATGCAAaggaaatatccttaaatcaaattcactcaaacagcatttttcttattttgcctatctgtaaattctGATCATCagtgaaaacacatttttgtcaATTTCTGTATGCATTACAATCAATGTTTACTAATAAAAACTGAATCCTTTCAAGTCTAGTTATTGTCACCTCACTGTATAGGAGTCATATGACATTTTTagatctaaaaatattttaaagtattagACAATATACTTACTGAACAGATTCGGGTGTTCCAGTTAACATGCAAGATCTATCAGGCAGGCCACCACTATCTATAAAGTTTGTAAAATGAAACAGATTTAACAACTATGTTTAACTCGCAAGGAATCTGTAGCTAAGTAAATAGAATAGTGTGTTGTAGGAAGTTTTAACACTTCATCAAACCAATCAAATGACAGTCTCAAGATTTTTTTGCACTTAAATTACTTGTACCTGTTCCCAGTTGctaaagattaaaataaatttagttGAAAAACAAATGATCAGTGTTCCAAACTTGTACCACTAAATGTATATAACCTCAAAATGAAATAATTACCAGGAGCAATCTGTATTTTGCATCCAGATTCTTGTTGTATGCGTGAAATCTGTTCTCCTCCTCTGCCAATTACTTGAGGGATAAAAACAAAGGATGTTACTAGCAATAGCAACAGCAACACTTGTTAAGAGCTCCATTATATTGTATATTATATTATTACTTACTGAATCCAACCATTCCATCTGGAACTTTGTACTCCTCTGTCATTACAGAcctaaaaaaagacaaaagataaCGTATGTTTAGGAGACCACACTGGCTTAGAATTTAGAGAATATTTTTCATCTGTACACAAAGACTGGCTGCCTTCTTCACAATCACACGAAGGAGAAACATACTGTAACATTTTGGGGAAATGCCTTTCTGTGGGTGCATCTACTGCATCTAGTGACTTGAACAAGAGCCAAGTTTATGCAATTTTACTTCAGAAGTTTTGCCCATTTCAACCTGAAATTCTTCAGGTTAAATAGAGATTAAAAGCCAAAATGACAACCTGTAAACACAGAATACCAAACAGTAATATTAGGAGGCAAAAACAACATTCTTAATTTACATTATATAAAATTTAGATACTAGATTTATGTACTTCATAACAGATCAATTATTTCTGCTAAAAATCTGTTTGGTATGAAAAAGACTAGTATATTCCATGTTGCTAGTTACGTAGCATTAGAAGTATGTAACAGATGTATAAAAATATAGGCCCTTTCCATAACAAAAAAATGCACATCAAGAATTAAAAGGGCATGTGGGCAGGTTGGTTAGTTTTGTGTTTTTGAGGCAACAGAAGGAAGAAGCAAGATGAGAAGAATGCAGTATAAGTTATTGATCAGATACGTTCGGCATAAATTTTGTTAACTCCaatattttttcccttaagaAATCTTTCCctcttgcttttaaaataatcttttcctTCAGACCAGATGCCCGACCCTATGGATCACACATCCCACATATGACATGATATCAAGTCC
This sequence is a window from Chelonoidis abingdonii isolate Lonesome George chromosome 7, CheloAbing_2.0, whole genome shotgun sequence. Protein-coding genes within it:
- the FUBP1 gene encoding far upstream element-binding protein 1 isoform X15 gives rise to the protein MADYSTVPPPASGAPGGGGGGGGGVNDAFKDALQRARQIAAKIGGDGGTSMNSNDYSYGGQKRPLEDGDQPDAKKVAPQNDSFGTQLPPMHQQQRSVMTEEYKVPDGMVGFIIGRGGEQISRIQQESGCKIQIAPDSGGLPDRSCMLTGTPESVQSAKRLLDQIVEKGRPTPGFHHGDGPGNAVQEIMIPASKAGLVIGKGGETIKQLQERAGVKMVMIQDGPQNTGADKPLRITGDPYKVQQAKEMVLELIRDQSGFREARNEYGSRIGGNEGIDVPIPRFAVGIVIGRNGEMIKKIQNDAGVRIQFKPDDGTTPDRIAQITGPPDRCQHAAEIITDLLRSVQAGNPGGPGPGGRGRGRGQGNWNMGPPGGLQEFNFIVPTGKTGLIIGKGGETIKSISQQSGARIELQRNPPPNADPNMKLFTIRGTPQQIDYARQLIEEKIGGPVNPLGPPVPHGPHGVVPGPHGPPGPPGPGNPMGPYNPAPYNPGPPGPAPHGPPAPYAPQGWGNAYPHWQPPNPPDPGKPGTDPNSAAWAAYYAHYYQQQAQPPPAAPPGGPPTTQTNGQGEQPNPAPAGQVDYTKAWEEYYKKMGQAVPAPAGAPPGQPDYSAAWAEYYRQQAAYYAQTSPQGMPQHPPAPQGQ